Within Sphingobium sp. EP60837, the genomic segment CCCGTCCCGCGCATAGGCTTCCATCGAGCCATAAGTGCGATCGACTTCATCAAAGGCGCTCTGCAGATATTCAGGCCGGACCGTCAGCACCGGCTCCAGAAAGGCTGGGTTGATCGCCGCGCCCGACGCCGCCAGCGCCTTCATCGTCGCGTCATTCTTCGTCCGCAGATAAGCATTGCTCTGCAGATAATCCGCCATCACCGTCTCGCGCGGCACGCCGAGCAGCGTCAGGATCACCGCCGTCGCCCAGCCCGTGCGATCCTTGCCCGCGGTGCAGTGATAGATGATTGGCTCCTGCCCCCCATCGATCAGGCGGCGCAGCAGCGCGCTGTAGGCCGCGCGTGCGCTGCGCAGCGTGACGAAATCGCGATTGGCGCTGACCAGCATCTCCGCACCCTTGCCAGAGGCGATCGCCGCTTGCGCCTGGCGCATATCGCCGCCGAGCGTTCCGTTCGCATCGGCCGCCACATCCAGCACCAGCCCCCGTCCGCGCGGCGGAATGCGATCCGGCTCGCGATCCCGTTCTGACTGCGTGCGCAGATCAACCACCAGCGACGGCCCCAGCCCATCGATAGCGGCAAGATCCTTGTCGCTCAGCCGGTTGAGCTGATCGGACCGGAAGATAAGCCCTGGCTTCACCCAATGCCCATCAGCGGTCCGATAGCCGCCAACGTCCCTGAAATTGGGAGCGGTCGCCAGATGCAGCCCCTTATCCGCAACAGTCAGCGGCGCGCCGCGATCCGGCACCAGGGTGAAATACCAGCGCTGCGCTGCGTCCAGCCCCTTGATGACCGCGCTGCCACCGGCGACGCCCTCTGCCGCAACAGCGCCGGTCACGTTTCCGGCCGGGTCCGTTCCCGCATAAACACGAACGCGGCTCGCAGCCGGGGCCTGCCAGGCGACACGATAGCTTCCGTCGGAACCCTTTTCGACAGAGGCGGCTGTGAACGGACTTTGCGCGACTTGCCCAACAGCAGCATGAGGCGCGCTCGCCAGCGGCCGCTCGCTCGTAGCCGCGCATCCGGCAAGCATTGCCGCAAGGATTGTCAGGACAAAGTCGCGCTTCATGATCAACCTCGCTGGGATGAGATATTGCCGCCATCCACCACAATTTCGCTGGCGGTGATATAGCTTGCTTCCTCGGAAAGCAGGAAGCGCACCACCCGCCCTATTTCCATGGGATCCCCGATCCTTTCAAGAAGGATACGCTTTTCGAAGAAACCATCGGGCAGCGCCTCGATCGCCGGACGCATCATTGGCGTCAATATCTGCCCCGGCGACACCGAGTTGATGCGAATGCCATCGCGCGCCAGCCGATCCGCGAAGGAGCGCACCAGCGACAGCATGCCGCCCTTCGCCGCCGAGTAGATCGGGTTCATCGCATTGCCCAGCGTCGCGTTGATAGAAGCAATCGCGACGATCGCCGAACCCGGCTGCGCCGCAAGGTCAGCATGGATCGCCTGGGTCACAAAGGCGAAGGACCGCAGATGCACCGCCATCCCCGCGTCCCAGCTTTCGACCGTTAGTCCGTCGATCGAGGCTGTATCGACCGTCCCGGCCGCATGCACCAGCCCGCCCAAAGCACCTATGCCACCCCGGCTCGCGTCCAAGGCCGGACCGATGGCGGCAGGATCGCGCAGGTCCACCCGCACCCCGACTGCCTTGACCCCATATTCCGCAGCAATCCGCTTCGCCGCAGCCTCCGCCGCCTCGCCGTTAATGTCCCACAGCGCGACCGCACGGCCGACCACCGCCAGCGCCTCGGCGCAAGCAAGCCCAATGCCCGACGCGCCGCCGGTAACAACAACAGCGGTTCCGGGACTTCCCAAAGCAGGTGAAATAGTCATCGCAAATATCCTCTTCAAAAATTCAGGGCCGGGAAGCTAAACTCGCAGGCCCTTCCTTGGGGAAAAAGCCGTCCAGCCGGACGTTGGTGATGCTGGGTGCGCCCTTGGCGACGGACACCCACATGACATGGTCGAGCACGGCTGGGTCGCTCGCCGGCCCGCCCGGCATGCCGCCGGTCACGCCTAGTTGCACATAGTCATGGCCGGCCCGCAACTGATGGTCGTATTTATGGAAATGCCCCGCTAGCACGGTGTAGTCGCGGCCCTTCAGCATCCCCTCAATCTCGCGGAAGGCGGGCGAGTCCACCTTCCACGCAGGCCGGTGCATCAACAGGAAAGTCCAGCGCACATCGCGGTTGCGCGCGAGCGCCGCCCGCACCAGCGCCACCTGTGCCGGGCTGAAGGCGACATTTTCCGACGCCTTCAGCTTGCCCGCCAACTCACCGATCCGCGCTTCCCGCGCGAACAAAGCTTTTGCTTCTTCCGGATCGTCCTGCAACGCCTGCAGCGCTTCGCCCATGGCCTGCGGGCCATATTCGTCGAGCAGCTTGCGCCGCGCAATCTTGGGCTGCGGCGGGTCTTCCGTGTTCAGCACCAGGAACAGCACATTTTTATAGGTGAAGCTGTAATAGTCCGCCCCGATCCGCCTGCGCCATTCCTTCAACTGCACATCATTGGTCAGGTCGTGATTGCCGGGAACATAGAAGAAGGGCATGTCGAGCCCCGCCGTCGCACTCTCCACCTCTTTCCATTCCGCATCGATTTGACGCAGATCTTCGCTATTGCCCTCGATCAGGTCGCCGATGTTGATGATGAAGTCAGGCCGCAGTCCGTTCACCTTGCGCAGCGCATCCTCGAACACGCCGGGCCGGTGCTGGCCCGTACGATCCCCGATGACGGCGAAGCGGAACTCATCCTTGCCCCCGGCAAAGTCCTTCGCCGTGCGCGCCACATCAGGCGCTCCCGGCCAGTAATCCCGGGCCGGGTCACTCGCGCCGCATAGCAGCAGCGCGAGCGCTCCGGTCAGCAACGCGCGGTGCTTCATTCCCGCCTCCCTTTAGAATTCGACGCTCAGGTCAATACCATAGGTGCGCGGCTCACCGAAGATCGCGCCGGGGCGGCCGATGTTGAACTGCATCAGATAATATTCCTTGTCGGCTAGGTTGCGGCCCCACACAGCGGCCCGCACCCCCGGCAGTCCCGGAATGTCGCTCAGCGCCAGCCGCGCATTGATCAGTCCATAGTCGCCGACAATATATTTGCCGCCGCTGATGGTCGCATTGGTGAACTTGTCGCTCTGCGCCGTGTAATTGGCGTTGGCCGTCAACTGACCGATCGGCAGCCGCGGCAAGTCATAGGTCACATCCAGCGCGATCGTATGCTCAGGCGCGTTGGTGAAGCGGTAGTTGCTGGAAATGTCCGCGCCCGTCGCGCTGATGATGCTGTCATAGCGCGCCTTTAGATAGCTGTAGTTCGCCGTGACACGCAACGCGCGGGTGGGGGCGAGCGTCAGGTCCATCTCGATCCCCTTCACCGTGGCGCTACCGGCGTTCAGCACGTCGGTGATGCGCGCATTGGTCGGGTCCGACTGCACATTGACCTGAATGTCGCGATATTTGGAAATGAAGCCCGCGACATTGAAGCGCAGACGATTGTCGAGCCACTGGCTCTTCATGCCCGCTTCATAGGACCACAGCGTTTCGGGAGCGAAGCCTTCATTGAACCGCGCGATCGAACTGGCGCGTATGTTGAAGCCGCCGCTTTTATAGCCCTTCACTGCCTTGGCGTAGAGATGCACATCGCGTGAAGCATCAAAGCCGATCACGAAGCTCGGGCTGAAATCCTTGAACTTGCGGCTGCCGTCGCCAACGCCCGGCACGCTGGTGATAGGCCCGCCATTAATCTGCGTCTGCCGTGCCAGGGTGGCATCGCGCTTGTCCCAGCTTTGGCGCACGCCGACGGTGAAATGCAGCCGGCTGTCCAGCCAATCGGGCGTTACCGTCGCCTGACCGAACACCGCATAGGACCTGTTCTTGATCGTCGCGGTGGTGAAGCTGCGCGTCAGCGTTGGTGGGCTGTAGCTGTTGCTGAAGTTGCGGCCTTCTTCGGTGAAATAGTAAAAGCCGGCGACATATTGCACCAGGCCGTCGAACGCATCGCCGACCAGTTGCAATTCTTCGCTCCACTGGTCCTGCTTGGTCCGGCTGCTATTCTTCTGCAGCGGATTGGGCCCGGTGACACCAGTCAGATAATCCTGGTTCTGGAAATTGAAGAGCTTGCGATAGCCGGTGATCGACCGGACCGTCAGCGCATCGGAAGGCTCCCATTCGCCGATCAGGCTGTGCCCCTGTGACACGATGTCGTTGGGCAATACGTCGCGGACCAGCGGACTGCTCGCCTTGGGCCTGGGCGCCACCAGCGGGAACAAGGGAGACACGGCTACATAAGCGGGCGTGTCGCCAATTTCGGTCCGGTCATAGCTGTAGCGCAGGTTGAACGCGTCGGACGGCTGCCACAGCACGTCGGCGCGCATCGCCTGCCGGTCCTTGTCGCCCCACCGCTTTATACCCGTCCCCGGATTGCGGATGAAGCCATCCTGCTGCTGGTTCACATAGGAAAGCCGCGCGGCGATGGTTTGGCCGATCGGGACATTGACCGCCGCCTTGAAGCGCCGATTGTCATAGTTGCCCAGCGTCACCTGCCCCTTGAAGCCAAAATCGCCAAGATCGGGCTTGCGGGTGATGAAGTTGATCGCGCCGCCCGTGGCGTTACGTCCATATAGCGTACCCTGCGGCCCACGCAGCACTTCGATCCGTTCCAGATCGGCGACTTCCACCGCTAATCCCTGGCTGCGCGCGATATAAACGCCGTCCATATACACCGCGACGCCGCCATCCTGCGTGATCTGGTCATCGGACAACCCGACGCCGCGCATGAAGATCTGTGTCGTCGCGGCATTGTTGGGGAAAGGCGTCAGCTGCAGCGCAGGTACGTTGGCGCGCAGATCGGTCAGGCCGCTGATCCCCTTCGCCTCTAAGTCTTTCGCGCTGAACGCAGCGATGGAAACCGGCGTATCCTGAAGCGACTCCTCGCGCTTCTGCGCGGTGACGACGATTTCTTCGATGCCCTCGGGCGCACTGCTCTGCGCCAGCGCGGGTAGCGCCACCGATGCGAGCAGCGGCGTGAGAATGGCATAGGCCATAACGTGATTCGGCATGTTCTCTCCCTCAAACCAGGCTTTTCACCGCATTCTTGCGCGGCGTTTTCTACGTCCTGGTAGATTTCCTACCTACATGGCGGTAGAATATCAAGATTGAAGATTGCATTTACCGATCGGCTTGCCCGATAGGGTTCAACAGAATGGCCGCGACGGCCGGACAGAGGAGCAACGGTGGCGGAGGAAAGCAGGCAGGTGGCGCGGCAGCCGCGTGGGGACGCCACCCGGCAATCCATCCTGGACGCGGCGGAACAGGTGTTCGCTGATCTTGGCTATGCGGCGGCACGGCTGGAGGATGTGGCACAGGCTGTCGGCATCCGGCGGCCTTCGATCGTCTATTATTTTCCCGGCAAGCAGCAGCTTTATGATGAGGTGGAATCCGACATCTTCGCATCGATGCACGATTTCGTGCTGAAGCGGGTGGCGAGTGTCGATGATCCGATGGCGCGCCTCCTGGCGCTGCTCGACGCCTGGCTGGATTTCCTCGTGTCCCGCCCCACGGCGGCCCGGATCATCCAGCGCTTGATCGCCGATTTCCGCCCCCGCGGCGACAATCCCGTCCGCTTTTCCGAAACCGCGCTGCGCGACATTGAAACAGTGATCGCGGCGGGCGTCAGTTCAGGCGCTTTCCGTCCTGTATCCGCCATGCACATATTGAACAGCGTGGCAGGCGGCGCGCTCTTTTATGTCTGCAACGGCGGACAAATCGGCGAAGAACGGGCTTATGACCCGGCCGACCCCGCCGAACTCGAAAGCTACCGAGCGCTCATCCACAAGCTTGCCCGTGCGGCGGTAAGCTGATGGCACGACTGCCTCAGTATCAAGTTCTGATGACGGCATGATCTTGTAAGCTGCACGACAACATCTACCATGGCCGCCAACCAATAAGGGAGAGGTCATGGCGGTGAGAGGCAACAAGCTTCGGCTGCACGAAAGCCGTGCAGCCGAAGAGTCGAGGGATGGATATCGATCCCGGAAATGTCCGCGATCAAACATCGCAGACCCCAGTTTAGCGTGCACCTGGAACCACGCCATCCGTACAGCGGCAAAGGGGATCATCTGATGAGCCCCGCGCCTCCGTCCAACGACCCTTTCGGCATGGAACATGAACTGCTGCTGGCGGCGCTGCGGCGGCGTCTGCGCGCCGCGGGGCTAACGCAGGCCGACGTCGCAAAAAAGCTGGAGGTCGGGACAGCGACCGTCAAGCGGTGGCTGCACGGACGAGGGCTTGGATTGCGTACGCTGTCGCAGCTTTGCGCGCTAGCCGATACGACGCTCACCGAAATCGCTGAGGAAGCCGCGGTGCGCGATCGCTCGTCCGACAAGCTGACATTGGCGCAGGAAAAAGCTCTGACGAGCAGCCCGGAACTGTCCACCATCTTCTTCATCATCGTCACCGGCTGGCCGGTATCGGAGGCCGAAGAGGGCTTTGGCATTCCAGCCGACCACATCGCCCAGCATGTTGATAGACTGGAAAGGCTGGCGCTGATCGACCGGCTCCCCGGCGGAAGGCTGCGCGCGCGTCTGGACCCCGCGCATGTGTGGCAGCGCGAGCCGATGCGGCGGCATTTCGAACAGCATATGAAGCATCTGTTCTTCACGCTCAACTATGGCGACCCGGACACGATCTTTGGCGTGGAAACGGTGAAATTATCGCCGGTCGGGGTTGCCCGCGTGGCCGAGAGGATCGAGCGGTTCCGCGCAGAGTTGCGCGAGATCGCCCAGGCGGACCGGCGCACATCCGCCCTCCCCGGCGAATGGCACGCCATCCTTGCGGTTGCCTGCCCGGTCGCGCCGCTCAAATCGCGCTGATTGCCGATCGCGCTTGACGAAAGGATCATTTCAAGACACGCTACGTCCAAAGAAGGTAGCCCGGACCGACGCCATGAGCTGTGACCGGAGCTATTAGGAGAGGATGCAGAAAGGGATCGCGGACATGCGCCGCGGGTCAAGCTGCATCATGAAGAAGATAATGGCGGCAAACCGCCGAACGTCCGTAATCGGACGCGTTTGACGCGTGCGAAAACGGGCGGGGACCGAGTTCCTCAAAGAACCCGGCCCGTATCGAGGGATGGCCATCGCCCGACGAAAGGAAGGGGATTGCCATGCGTTCATCTATTGCCGTTGCGTTAGCGGGCATATCATCGTTCGCCACGACAGCGGCTCTGGCTCAGACTGCCGACCCGGCCCCGCAGGCCGCGGTTCAGGGGCAGCTGGCCGACATCATCGTGACGGCGCAACGCCGCGAGGAGAGCCTGCAAAAGGTGCCCGTGGCCGTGACCGCCATCGGTGCGGAACAGCTCGACCAGCTTCGCGTCACCAATGTCCGCAACCTGGCGGGCCTCGCGCCCAGCCTTCAGATCAACACGCAGGGCCTGCAATCCAATCCCACGATCATCATTCGCGGCGTGGCGTCGGGCACGTCAAACAATGCAGTCGATCCCAAGGTCGGCATCTACCTTGATGGCGTCTATATTGGCCGGACGGTGGGATCGATATTCGACCTGTCGGACATTCAGCGGGTGGAGGTGCTGCGCGGTCCTCAAGGCACGCTGTTCGGACGCAATGCGACCAGTGGCGCGATCAGCCTCGTCACCGCAGCGCCATCCGGGGAGTTTGGCGTGCGCGGCTCGGTTTCCTACGGCAACTATGATGCGAAACGGGCGAAGGTCTCCGTTGATCTGCCCGCATTCGGACCGCTGTCGCTCAAAGTCTCTTATTTGCATGACGAGATCGAAGGCGATTACCGCAACCTACTGGGCGGCCGCACGATCGACCTGCGTCAGCGTGATCCGGCCTTCGGCGTGCAGCGCATCGCCGACCGGCTGGGTGAGCGCAATGTCGATGGCGTAGGCGTGGCTGCGCGCCTCGACTTGGGCGACCTTACCGCCGACTATCGCTTCGACTATACCGATGCGCGCGCAACTGGCCGTGCTGTGCAGAGCTTCGGCGTTATTCCTGATGCTTCAGGTCAGCTGTTGGGCCCGATCATCGCCTTGCAGCCGCTGTTCGGTGGCGTCACCAATATCTCGACCGATCGGTTGACCACCGTCGCCAACGCCAGCAGTACCGAACATGTGGTGACACAGGGCCATAGCCTGACGCTGACCTATCCCCTTAGCGATGCGATCACGCTCAAGAGCATCAGCGCCTATCGCAAGTTCCGGCAGAACCCGAACATCTATGACCTCGCGGCGTCCGGCGGCCTGCGCTTCACGACCGCGCAGCTCCAGGCACTGCTCGCCGGGAATGTGGCGGGCGTACTTGACCCTGCCAATGCGCCGGGACCGAACGACTCCTTCTTCTCGCTTCTCACCTCGCGATCGACGAGCCAGAAGCAATTCAGTCAGGAGTTTCAGCTGCAGTTGACGTCCGACGCCATCGACCTGACGACCGGGCTTTTCTACTTCCATGAAAATTCACCCGCAACCGACATATTGGGCATTTTCCAGCCGGTGGCAAATGGCGTGGTCGTCGATACTTCCGCGGTCGGCGTCATTCCCGGCCTGCCGGTGGGCCAGCTACCCTTCGACATTAACGGCGACGGCGTTGTCGATGCGGCGGACAGCAATCCCTCGCTCGATAGCATCTTCGGCAGCGGCATCACACGCACGCGGGCGATCAACGACAGCTATGCCGCCTATGGCCAGCTGACCTATCATCTGACGGACACGATCGATCTGACCGGCGGCATTCGCTACACGATCGACAAGCGCGAAAACCGCATCACCGCAATCGCCGGTGGGCAAGGCGGGCAGTTGGGCATTGGCGACTATAAGGTCGATTACAAGAAGGCGACCTGGGCCGCGATCGTCACCTGGCGGCCGAGCGACCGCGTGACCGCCTATGGCAAGGTGTCGACCGGCTATGTCGCGGGCGGCATATTGAGCGGCATTCCCTACAAGCCGGAAACGCTGACCGCATACGAGCTAGGGCTGAAAACGCAAAGCTGGGGCAACCGCCTGCGCGCCAATGTCGCGGTCTATTATAGCGACTATAAGGACCTGCAAACGCAGAACTTCATCAACGGCCGCCAGTTCTTCGACAATGCGGGCAAGGCGAGCATCAAGGGCTTCGAGGCCGAAGTCGATCTCGTGCCGGTGCGTGGGCTGACGCTAAGCGGCAATCTTAGCTACACCGACTTCAACTATAAGAGCTTCATCCTGAACGGCGTCGATGTCGCGGATGTCGCCCGCACCACCTACGCCTCCAAATGGCAGGGACGTGCATCTGCCCAATATGACAGCGAAGACTTGGGCATGGGCGGCCATCTCTCCGCACGTGTGGACGCCCGCTATCGCAGCAAGGCCCCGCTTGTTTCAACGCCTTTCCGGGACTTGTCCGGCAATATAGCGAGCCTGGAAAACTATGCTTTCACCAAAGCCTATTGGCTGGTCGATGGCCGGATCGGTTGGATGGACATGCCGCTTGGCGGCGGGAAGGTCTCACTATCCGTGTTCGGGCAGAACCTTTTCAACGAACATTATAATCCGTTCGGAGCGCCAGTGCTGCAACTGGTGACAAGCTATGAGCGCGGGCGGACGTACGGGGTGGAGCTGGGCTTCAAATTTTAAAAGACGGAAATGAAGGAGAGAGATGATGGAAAACGAGATTTCAGCGCGCGTAAGCAGCGCGGATTTTGCCTATTATAATGGATCAGGACCGCCGATCACGACCGACAGCTCCGTCCTGATCAGTTCTTCGCCCTATCTCAACCATCCGCAACTGCGCGCGCTGATTGCGCAGGAAATGCTGCGCCGGAATGGCGCGGAGCTGCCCAATACCGCCTATATTCCCGACGTGGTGAAGATCCTGATGGAACTGGAGGATTGGCCCCGCATCTTCCAGCTGTTCGAGGAGGAAAAGGCGCGTCTGCCCGAATTCAAGAGCTGGCTCGACGGTAAGAAGGTGTCGCTGTTCAAGAATGAGGAACTTGCTGGCGCGGAACCGGGCACTCTTCGCGCGGTGATCTATGATTTCGTCGTCAACAGCGGCTATAATATGGATCACTTCTTCCAGGGCATGGAGATCAAGACAGACTTCGACTTCTACATGAAGGAACGGACCCATACCCATGACATCGAACATATGATCACGGGCTTTGAGACTAATCACGCCGGCGAAGTCGCGCTGCTCGCCGCGAACATGCGAGCTCTCTATAAATATTTCGTGCCGGAACTCGCGTCCTTCTTCAATCGGGTCAGCTCCTATTTGAAAGCTAAGACCGTCATGAAGAGCGGCCTTTTCTATCCCGAAGCCGTAAAGGTCGAACTGGATGCGGAGGATATCGGCGCTGCGCAGGGCCGGAACTGGAAGCATCCCCTGTTCCTAATCCCCTATCGCGATTATCTCGACTGGCAGGTACAGGATATTCGCGAGGAGTTCGGGATCACCAATCCGCCCAAGGCGGGTGAGTGGGCATGGACCACCGCGGTGAGCGAGGACCCACGGCCGAGTCATCAGGGGATGACGTCTATGGCGGCGGAGTAAAGCTGGCTCTGGGGTGAGAGGAGGTTTACGCCTCCTCTCACCCCAGACCATCGCGGTTTCGCCTCAACGCCCGTTCAAAGAACTGGCCGCCTCACCCAAATTGGCTTGGGCCAGGACCTTGAGGCGCCGCGCGCCTCTTACAAACCGTCAACGGCCTTGCTGACCAGGATATTCACCGCAACGCGACGATTCTGGGCCTTGCCTTCAACGGTGTCATTGCTCGCCACAGGATCGGCTTCCGACATGCCGGTGGGCGTCAACATGCGGTAGGGCTTCCAGCCGCAGGCTTGCTGAAGGTAGTTGACGACACGGCCGGCGCGCTTTTCGCTCAACTCCTGGTTGAATTCATCACCGCCCGTGGAATCCGTGTAGCCCACAACGAGCAGCAGCGCGTTGCTCATCCCCTCGGCAGCGGTCGCCGCGGCGCACAGGTCGTTCTTCGCCTGCTCGGACAGCACTGCCTTGCCCGTGTCGAAATTCACGTTTGTCGTGCTTTTGACATTATATTGATCGATCTCGCCCATGCGTCCGCGGAGCGCCGCAGTGGCAGCGGTCTGCTCCTCAAAGCCCTGCGCGGTGCCGTTATGGATCATCGACGCGGTCCGAAGATCCTTGTTCTGAAGATTGATCCGGCTCGCCACCAGCTCGCCGCCCGACTGCAATGTCTTGACGGTCACGGGCACGCCATTGAGCAGCGAGGTTGCAGGGAGTTTGCTGCGGTTCAGGCCGAAAAAGCCCTTGCTCGCGCTAATCCGGGTCGCGTCATTGATCGTGATCACGGATTTGCTGCCATCGGCAGCGGTAACCTGCATCTTGTCGCCGCTGCGCGCGGAAATAATGCCCTTGATCTCGGGCCCTTCACTCTTCTCAGGGGCCAAATAGGCGGTCGCCGAAACGTCGGCTGCCGGCTGCTCCTGTGTCTGCGCAGAAAGGCTGCCCGACGATGCCCCGCCAAGCAGGGCAAGCATCAACAGATATTTTGGGCTTTTGGAAATTGCACTCATCACGCTACTCCTTCGAAATTCGACTAGTCGGGCCTGCATAACCGCAGCTTTTCGTCCGACCGCCGCCGGCGTAATGGCGTATTCGGCTGTCAGAACCCCCTCCATTTAAATCCGCAAAAATATGCCCCACGGCGCTGCTGATGAGCGCCATGAATGTCCTGCCTGTTCATGTTAACCTTTCTCCCACATGAACGGGCTGGACCGCCTCTGGATTTGTGCAGACAATTAGAGCGCGTCTTGCGACGAACCGATCCAAATGGGCCGGGCCAAGCAGCTTCATGTGCTGGCGGGGCGCCCCATAGACTTCAACAGAGCCGGAGCGGGGGTCAGATTTGTCCCGAATGGAGCATGCCTATGCTTTGAACAATCGCAGGAGACCATCTTTACTAGTCTAAAACAGTCGCTTGCCTCCTCTTTTACATCAGTATTTGACGCTTCTTCGAGTCGAACGGCAGAGATTGGCCCGGAGCCAAAGCGCTGGAAAATCAACTGGAAATCTCTGCCTCCCGCGCCGCAGCATTCACGCGCCGCTTCCACACACTTGCGATACTTGCCATGCGATTCTTCCCGGCCGCTACACAGCCTGTGGCAAAAAATCGATCGATCTATGCGAGAAAATGCGCCTCGCTGCATTTGAACGGGTTGCGACCCGGCCATGGCCTGGGTCGCATAGGATGGTTCAACCCCTCCAGCGGCCGCGCACCTCCTTGGCGATATGCCCTTGTATCTAAGGGAATATTACCCACGGCCCGACGCACGAGTGAAAAAGCAACTCCATTGAATATACCTAACGATATAGTTCATAAGTATCAAGTAAACTGGATCGAGGTTAACCAATAGAGTCTCAAATTGGAACGATGATGATAAGACATTTGTCATAGGTTTATTGCCATCTGAAAATCGTAAGTTATATTTTACTTATCAGATTCGCAGAGGCGATTTCGGGGGGAAGCGCGTGGGGGCTCGGTTTCAGGGGGCGATGGTGGCGTGCGCGCTTGCTTTCAGCGCGTCTGCATCGGCGAAGGCGCAAAGCCTGACGATCACCGCGACCGGCACGATCGTGGGCGGTTGCGGGATCACGGTGGGCAGCAATTTTGGACCCGCCAATCTCAGCGCGGGCGGCAATGTCACCGGGACCGCCACCGTCAATTGCAATGCCGGGTTCAAGATCAACGCGACGTCCGCCAATGGCGCGATCAAGACCAACACCGTTGCACCGGCAAACTTCACCAATGCAGTGCCCTATTCACTGGCGATGACCGTTCCGCTGGACGTTGGCGGCAACGTGAGCGCGACCTGCAATTCTTCGGAGTTGGTGGCCGGTCAGTCAGGCTGCGCAT encodes:
- a CDS encoding tyrosine-protein phosphatase; amino-acid sequence: MKRDFVLTILAAMLAGCAATSERPLASAPHAAVGQVAQSPFTAASVEKGSDGSYRVAWQAPAASRVRVYAGTDPAGNVTGAVAAEGVAGGSAVIKGLDAAQRWYFTLVPDRGAPLTVADKGLHLATAPNFRDVGGYRTADGHWVKPGLIFRSDQLNRLSDKDLAAIDGLGPSLVVDLRTQSERDREPDRIPPRGRGLVLDVAADANGTLGGDMRQAQAAIASGKGAEMLVSANRDFVTLRSARAAYSALLRRLIDGGQEPIIYHCTAGKDRTGWATAVILTLLGVPRETVMADYLQSNAYLRTKNDATMKALAASGAAINPAFLEPVLTVRPEYLQSAFDEVDRTYGSMEAYARDGLGLTALDIAVLRRKYLSGSPG
- a CDS encoding SDR family NAD(P)-dependent oxidoreductase, whose protein sequence is MTISPALGSPGTAVVVTGGASGIGLACAEALAVVGRAVALWDINGEAAEAAAKRIAAEYGVKAVGVRVDLRDPAAIGPALDASRGGIGALGGLVHAAGTVDTASIDGLTVESWDAGMAVHLRSFAFVTQAIHADLAAQPGSAIVAIASINATLGNAMNPIYSAAKGGMLSLVRSFADRLARDGIRINSVSPGQILTPMMRPAIEALPDGFFEKRILLERIGDPMEIGRVVRFLLSEEASYITASEIVVDGGNISSQRG
- a CDS encoding metallophosphoesterase family protein is translated as MKHRALLTGALALLLCGASDPARDYWPGAPDVARTAKDFAGGKDEFRFAVIGDRTGQHRPGVFEDALRKVNGLRPDFIINIGDLIEGNSEDLRQIDAEWKEVESATAGLDMPFFYVPGNHDLTNDVQLKEWRRRIGADYYSFTYKNVLFLVLNTEDPPQPKIARRKLLDEYGPQAMGEALQALQDDPEEAKALFAREARIGELAGKLKASENVAFSPAQVALVRAALARNRDVRWTFLLMHRPAWKVDSPAFREIEGMLKGRDYTVLAGHFHKYDHQLRAGHDYVQLGVTGGMPGGPASDPAVLDHVMWVSVAKGAPSITNVRLDGFFPKEGPASLASRP
- a CDS encoding TonB-dependent receptor, with amino-acid sequence MPNHVMAYAILTPLLASVALPALAQSSAPEGIEEIVVTAQKREESLQDTPVSIAAFSAKDLEAKGISGLTDLRANVPALQLTPFPNNAATTQIFMRGVGLSDDQITQDGGVAVYMDGVYIARSQGLAVEVADLERIEVLRGPQGTLYGRNATGGAINFITRKPDLGDFGFKGQVTLGNYDNRRFKAAVNVPIGQTIAARLSYVNQQQDGFIRNPGTGIKRWGDKDRQAMRADVLWQPSDAFNLRYSYDRTEIGDTPAYVAVSPLFPLVAPRPKASSPLVRDVLPNDIVSQGHSLIGEWEPSDALTVRSITGYRKLFNFQNQDYLTGVTGPNPLQKNSSRTKQDQWSEELQLVGDAFDGLVQYVAGFYYFTEEGRNFSNSYSPPTLTRSFTTATIKNRSYAVFGQATVTPDWLDSRLHFTVGVRQSWDKRDATLARQTQINGGPITSVPGVGDGSRKFKDFSPSFVIGFDASRDVHLYAKAVKGYKSGGFNIRASSIARFNEGFAPETLWSYEAGMKSQWLDNRLRFNVAGFISKYRDIQVNVQSDPTNARITDVLNAGSATVKGIEMDLTLAPTRALRVTANYSYLKARYDSIISATGADISSNYRFTNAPEHTIALDVTYDLPRLPIGQLTANANYTAQSDKFTNATISGGKYIVGDYGLINARLALSDIPGLPGVRAAVWGRNLADKEYYLMQFNIGRPGAIFGEPRTYGIDLSVEF
- a CDS encoding TetR/AcrR family transcriptional regulator, whose product is MAEESRQVARQPRGDATRQSILDAAEQVFADLGYAAARLEDVAQAVGIRRPSIVYYFPGKQQLYDEVESDIFASMHDFVLKRVASVDDPMARLLALLDAWLDFLVSRPTAARIIQRLIADFRPRGDNPVRFSETALRDIETVIAAGVSSGAFRPVSAMHILNSVAGGALFYVCNGGQIGEERAYDPADPAELESYRALIHKLARAAVS
- a CDS encoding helix-turn-helix domain-containing protein; translated protein: MSPAPPSNDPFGMEHELLLAALRRRLRAAGLTQADVAKKLEVGTATVKRWLHGRGLGLRTLSQLCALADTTLTEIAEEAAVRDRSSDKLTLAQEKALTSSPELSTIFFIIVTGWPVSEAEEGFGIPADHIAQHVDRLERLALIDRLPGGRLRARLDPAHVWQREPMRRHFEQHMKHLFFTLNYGDPDTIFGVETVKLSPVGVARVAERIERFRAELREIAQADRRTSALPGEWHAILAVACPVAPLKSR